ACCGGTATTAATATACAACTATGGCAACATCCTTGTCAAGAAGGTAATTTGTCCAACCCTTAGATATGGATCCGGAAGGAGGCCGCCACATTTTTCACTTTTCCGTCATTTTGATCCCGGATCTCGACCACCAGGATATAATCCCCCGCCGGCAGGTCCGAGACCGCCAGGCCGCTGGCCAGGGCGGTTGTTTGGTCGCCGGCCGGTACCAATTCCTGCCGGGAGGCCCGGGCCTTATTTCCCCTTTTTTGGGGGAATATCAGATACCTGACCCGCAATATCCTGGGCTGGGCCGGAGAGTATTTTAAATTATACAATTCACAATAGAAATACAGGTCCCGGCCCTTTTTAAAGGACCTTCCCGGCTGGGGTATCAGCCGGTATCCCCCCCGGCTGAACCGCCCCTGGCTGCTGTCCTGCCGGATATCGCTGCACAGGAGCAGATCGCTGGTCTCCTGGGCTTCGGCTTTATAATCGATGATGGGGAATTTATATTTGTATATTCCGGTCTTCCCGGAGTTAAGGTCCGTCAAACTGATGGCCAAACTGTATCCGCCGGGCGATAAGTGGAATTTGGCCAGGTCCACCAGCTGGGCCTGGCGGTTCTCCATCTGGTCCCCGGGGGCTTCGGGCGTAAGTACCTTCTCATCACGGCCCACCTCCGACATCCTCTGGTCAAATATCACGATGCTTCTGTTCAAGAGGCCGCGGCCGTCTGCCGTATCATAGTCTATCTTCCCCAGGGGGACGCTGTAGCTTATCCACACCTCGGCTTTACCCCGGGCGGCAAACCTGGTCAGGTCGAAAGGAAAATTCAGTGGCTGGCCGTAGTCATGCCGGTATAGATCCGGGGGCATGGTATCTCCCAGGGTCGGCATCGGGGCATCAATGGCCTGCAGCGACTTTATGGTGGACTGATAACCTCCGCTTTTGGCGGCATCCAGGTCCCTGGCCAAAAAATATCCCACCTCCCTTTGGAGAAAGGAGAAGGTTTGGGCCAGCTGGCCGTAGGTCCACCTCTCCCAGCCGTAGGTGCCGGACATCCTGCGGATGGTCACCGGTTCATCGCCAACCCTGGTGTTGATGTCATCGGTGGCGGCAAAGGGGTCGCTGCCGTACAAGGCGTCCCCCATGGGGTTCACCTCCCGGTGGTCCGGCTCGCCGTACTTGATATATATCTTTCCCCGGTCGTCCCAAAAGTCGATCAGCTGGGGAAAGAAGCTGTCGGCGTGGGCCACCCGGCGCAGGTGCTCCTGATATCTTTCGTTGCCCAGGGTGGTGGGGGTGGGATCCTTATCCTTCCAGAATTTCTGCCAGAACATCTCCCGGTCGGTTGAATCGGGCAGAGCGGCGTATTGGTCGGCCAGCTTTTGTGAGGAAACGGCCGCCAGTTCAAAATACCTTTTCCGCTCCCCTTTAGGTACTTTTTGATAATTCAGGGTGGCGCATCCGGCCATCAATGCCAGGGTAAGGGCTAACAAATATGCTGGGCTGCAATATTTCATTTCCTTCAAAACCTCCATTCCGGCAGGGAGGTGTTTTTTTTGTCCGGCATGATCCGGTGGCCGTCGCCGGAAGCGCCCGCTATCTCGAAGGGATGGGTTATCTTGCTGACCCTCCCCGATATCAGGTCCTTGACGTCGATCACCAGGATGTACTCCCCCGGCTCCAGGCCCATGGGGTGCACCTTGTGGCAGGCATTCAACTGATCACCGTTATCCTGGTAGAACAGTTCCCGGGTGTCGACGATGCATTCCTTGAGCACCCCGGTGGTATCGCTTAAAAATATCCCGTGCCCCACGGCCGCCTGGTGTTCGCCGGAGGAACTGGTGCTTAGGCTGTAAACCTCGTAATAGACGTAAAACGGCTGGTGCCGGTTTATTTTTTCCGTGACTCCGGGCATCACCCGGCGGAATTTCCCTTTTTGAAAATCGGAGGAGACATAGGTGCTGTCCTGCAAAACAGCCATCTCGACATCGCTGGCCTCCCGGACCCCGGAACGGTATCCCACCAGCTCGGCCTCCATCTCCCCGGCGTAAACGGTGTCGCCGGGCTGCGGGATCAACTCCATTTTCAGTTTGTACCGCCCGGGAGACAGGTCCATGTTTTTCTGGCCGCAGGCCTGGGGCAGCAGCAGCTCCTCCCCGGTATATTTTATCTGGTATTCCACCGTGTCGCTGGATATCAATCTGTCATTGCTCTGCAGATGGAATATACCCAGATAGCGCTTCCCCTCCCCCGCCGTCCGGCCTTCGGCCGCCGGGATCCGCCAATATATCTCCCAGCGGACCTTGCTGCCGCCGGCCGAACGGAACCGCCCGTAGCCGCACTCCAGCGGCCGCTCCGCCCTGGGGGTTGTCCCGGCCCTCTTCCTGC
The nucleotide sequence above comes from Candidatus Edwardsbacteria bacterium. Encoded proteins:
- a CDS encoding GWxTD domain-containing protein; translated protein: MKYCSPAYLLALTLALMAGCATLNYQKVPKGERKRYFELAAVSSQKLADQYAALPDSTDREMFWQKFWKDKDPTPTTLGNERYQEHLRRVAHADSFFPQLIDFWDDRGKIYIKYGEPDHREVNPMGDALYGSDPFAATDDINTRVGDEPVTIRRMSGTYGWERWTYGQLAQTFSFLQREVGYFLARDLDAAKSGGYQSTIKSLQAIDAPMPTLGDTMPPDLYRHDYGQPLNFPFDLTRFAARGKAEVWISYSVPLGKIDYDTADGRGLLNRSIVIFDQRMSEVGRDEKVLTPEAPGDQMENRQAQLVDLAKFHLSPGGYSLAISLTDLNSGKTGIYKYKFPIIDYKAEAQETSDLLLCSDIRQDSSQGRFSRGGYRLIPQPGRSFKKGRDLYFYCELYNLKYSPAQPRILRVRYLIFPQKRGNKARASRQELVPAGDQTTALASGLAVSDLPAGDYILVVEIRDQNDGKVKNVAASFRIHI